The following coding sequences are from one Triticum dicoccoides isolate Atlit2015 ecotype Zavitan chromosome 4A, WEW_v2.0, whole genome shotgun sequence window:
- the LOC119286891 gene encoding chaperone protein ClpB1-like, with protein MDFDRAMARSAAFDRSGASVPRSGGNLSSDTKAVLCLGAAAAVGSAAWRYYQRRACLLKFGRDMTASAGKTDPVIGRDDEIDRVVSILCRRTKNCVALVGAAGVGKTAVAEALAQRIAARMVPDVLAGARVIELDVGALVAGTKWRGSFERRMKDVIKQVEAADGKVILFIDEMHMLLGAGRSRKSANDAANMLKPALARGRIRCVGATTFDEYRKYIEKDAALERRFQKVQVEEPSMDTTIEILQALKKRHERHHGLEIQDAALVAAAQLAGRYITGRQFPDKAIDLIDEACATASKKMRQINRQKAEVNTKKSSSANARKEAIITPDHVAQVVSRWTGIPVTALNQEEKDKLICLADRLHERVVGQDEAVNLVADAVLRSRAGLDHPGQPIGSFLFLGSTGVGKTELAKALAEQLFDSEKMLVRFDMSEYVGSSSVLRLVGAPPSYRGHEDGGQLTEKVRRNPYSVILFDEVEKADPSVFNIFLQILDDGRLTDGRGQTVDFKNTIIIMTSNLGSDYLISKTARKNTTESTRELLMEQVCKHFKPELLNRLSEIVIFEPLSHDKLKEIMKIQMKSIMARVATKGISLSVSDAALDTILSESYNPTYGARPIRRWMQKNVMTTLSKMLVKGEASEGSTICIEVTDDKKGLKYQVVKKEVSLDQRGLS; from the exons ATGGATTTCGACAGGGCCATGGCAAGGAGTGCAGCCTTCGATCGGTCGGGAGCCTCTGTGCCGCGCTCGGGCGGAAACCTGTCTAGCGACACCAAAGCCGTCCTCTGCCTTGGGGCAGCCGCTGCTGTGGGCTCGGCAGCGTGGAGGTACTACCAACGCCGTGCGTGCCTGCTGAAGTTCGGCCGGGACATGACGGCATCGGCTGGAAAAACCGATCCGGTGATCGGCCGCGACGACGAGATTGACCGTGTCGTCTCCATCCTCTGCCGCCGGACCAAGAACTGCGTCGCGCTCGTCGGCGCTGCAGGGGTAGGCAAGACGGCCGTCGCCGAGGCCCTCGCCCAACGCATTGCCGCCAGGATGGTCCCCGACGTTCTTGCCGGCGCGCGCGTCATTGAGCTCGACGTCGGAGCATTGGTGGCTGGGACCAAGTGGCGTGGCTCCTTCGAGAGACGCATGAAGGATGTGATAAAGCAGGTGGAGGCCGCGGACGGCAAGGTGATTCTGTTCATCGACGAGATGCACATGCTTCTTGGTGCCGGGCGCTCCAGGAAGAGTGCCAACGATGCTGCCAACATGCTGAAGCCAGCATTGGCCCGTGGCCGTATCCGCTGCGTGGGTGCCACAACTTTCGATGAGTACCGTAAGTACATCGAGAAGGATGCCGCACTGGAGCGGCGGTTCCAAAAGGTGCAGGTCGAGGAGCCGAGCATGGACACAACCATTGAGATTCTGCAGGCGCTAAAGAAGCGGCACGAACGGCACCATGGCTTGGAAATCCAGGATGCAGCTCTTGTGGCTGCTGCACAGCTTGCTGGCCGCTATATCACCG GTCGTCAGTTTCCTGACAAGGCAATTGATCTAATTGACGAGGCATGCGCCACTGCAAGCAAAAAGATGAGGCAGATTAACCGCCAAAAGGCGGAAGTGAACACTAAAAAAAGTAGCTCTGCAAATGCAAGGAAGGAAGCAATTATCACCCCAGATCATGTCGCACAA GTTGTGAGCCGATGGACTGGAATTCCCGTCACCGCACTTAATCAAGAGGAGAAGGATAAGTTAATCTGCCTAGCGGACAGACTGCATGAGCGAGTTGTTGGCCAGGATGAAGCCGTCAACCTAGTTGCAGATGCAGTGTTACGTTCTAGAGCTGGCCTTGATCATCCTGGCCAGCCCATAGGCTCTTTCCTCTTCTTGGGCTCAACTGGTGTTGGAAAGACAGAACTCGCAAAAGCTCTTGCCGAGCAGCTATTTGATAGCGAGAAGATGTTGGTTCGCTTTGACATGTCTGAATATGTCGGGAGTAGTTCTGTGTTGCGTCTCGTTGGAGCACCTCCAAG CTATCGTGGCCATGAGGATGGTGGACAACTGACTGAGAAAGTTAGGAGGAACCCGTACAGTGTCATCCTTTTTGATGAGGTGGAGAAGGCAGATCCCTCGGTGTTCAATATTTTTCTTCAAATCCTTGATGATGGCAGGTTGACTGATGGCAGAGGCCAGACTGTAGATTTCAAGaataccatcatcatcatgacctcAAATCTTGGATCTGATTACCTAATATCAAAGACGGCTAGAAAAAACACAACCGAATCTACACGGGAACTTCTCATGGAACAG GTTTGCAAGCACTTCAAGCCTGAGCTTCTGAACAGACTGAGTGAGATCGTTATATTTGAGCCGCTTTCGCACGACAAACTGAAGGAGATAATGAAAATCCAGATGAAGAGCATTATGGCCAGAGTAGCTACCAAGGGCATCTCTCTTTCTGTTAGTGATGCCGCGTTGGACACCATCTTATCGGAATCATACAACCCA ACCTACGGTGCAAGACCCATAAGAAGGTGGATGCAAAAGAATGTGATGACAACGCTTTCCAAGATGTTGGTCAAGGGAGAAGCCAGTGAAGGCTCAACAATCTGCATTGAAGTTACTGACGACAAGAAGGGTTTGAAGTATCAAGTGGTGAAGAAGGAGGTGAGCCTAGACCAGCGCggacttagctag